The following are encoded in a window of Paenibacillaceae bacterium GAS479 genomic DNA:
- a CDS encoding transcriptional pleiotropic repressor — protein MTLLTKTRTLNRLLQKAAGKALSFREMAEVLSTVIQANIFVVSRRGKILGCAAVDRFDHDQFRNMASEELRFPNESNDRFLFMNDPATNVEPDPGIAAVFPFMGTQEIMCVVPVTGGGDRLGTVVLSRGNGAFDDDDLILAEYGSTIVGMEILRERAEEIALEARSRAVVSVAMGSLSFSEMEAVEHIFDELEGKEGLLVASKIADRVGITRSVIVNALRKLESAGVIETRSLGMKGTYIRILNQQLLEELSKLKK, from the coding sequence ATGACTTTATTGACTAAAACAAGAACGCTTAACAGACTATTGCAAAAGGCAGCTGGCAAAGCGCTGAGTTTCAGGGAGATGGCTGAGGTTTTAAGTACAGTCATTCAGGCGAATATCTTTGTTGTAAGTCGCAGAGGAAAAATTCTTGGCTGTGCTGCAGTGGATCGCTTTGATCATGATCAATTTCGGAATATGGCCTCGGAAGAACTTCGTTTTCCGAATGAAAGCAATGATCGCTTTCTGTTTATGAATGATCCTGCGACCAATGTTGAACCTGATCCGGGTATCGCAGCTGTGTTTCCGTTCATGGGTACTCAGGAGATTATGTGTGTCGTTCCTGTGACGGGAGGCGGAGATCGTCTGGGAACAGTTGTACTTTCACGCGGCAATGGAGCTTTTGACGATGATGATCTGATATTGGCGGAGTATGGTTCTACGATTGTCGGTATGGAAATATTGCGAGAACGAGCCGAGGAGATTGCGCTGGAGGCTAGAAGCCGTGCAGTCGTCTCCGTGGCGATGGGATCGCTCTCCTTCAGCGAAATGGAAGCTGTTGAGCATATTTTCGATGAACTTGAAGGCAAGGAAGGTTTGTTGGTCGCTTCCAAAATTGCCGACCGGGTCGGAATAACTAGGTCTGTAATCGTAAACGCGCTACGCAAACTTGAGAGTGCTGGAGTTATCGAAACGCGATCACTTGGGATGAAAGGAACTTACATCCGCATCCTTAATCAACAACTTTTGGAAGAATTAAGTAAATTGAAAAAGTAA
- a CDS encoding flagellar basal-body rod protein FlgB: MGLNVLGGADFGRLVGAMRAAESRQQIISDNISNADTPQFKRSELVFEELLAEQMNESGRRSLEGTRTDKRHFEIGPSNHIPDSKLVTDETSVINNNGSNVDIDREMALLAKNQLRYNSYIQQINHEISMKRMALDGRG, encoded by the coding sequence TTGGGGTTGAATGTCTTGGGAGGCGCGGATTTTGGCAGACTTGTTGGGGCAATGAGAGCTGCAGAGTCAAGGCAGCAAATCATATCGGATAATATATCCAATGCAGACACACCGCAGTTCAAACGTTCCGAACTAGTATTCGAAGAGTTACTTGCGGAGCAAATGAATGAGTCTGGTCGTAGGTCTTTAGAAGGAACGAGGACCGACAAAAGACACTTTGAAATAGGACCTTCGAATCATATCCCAGATTCTAAGCTTGTAACAGATGAGACTTCAGTCATAAATAATAATGGTAGTAATGTGGATATAGATCGGGAGATGGCGCTGCTAGCGAAAAATCAGCTCCGGTATAACTCCTATATTCAACAAATAAACCATGAGATTTCAATGAAGCGAATGGCGTTAGACGGGAGAGGATAA
- a CDS encoding flagellar basal-body rod protein FlgC produces the protein MKLTNGFDISASALTAQRLRMDVISSNIANAETTRGSFVNGEFQPYKRKMVVLEPMGQNSFSSMLQNEMDGKSKGVKVGRIVEDQTPEKLVYNPTHPDADASGYVRMPNVDVTKEMVDMISASRSYEANVTALNATKAMFVKALEIGK, from the coding sequence ATGAAATTGACCAATGGTTTCGACATCAGCGCCTCCGCGCTTACCGCACAGAGATTGCGGATGGATGTAATTTCATCCAATATCGCGAACGCCGAGACGACTAGAGGTTCATTTGTGAATGGAGAATTCCAGCCCTATAAACGAAAGATGGTCGTGCTAGAGCCGATGGGGCAGAATAGCTTTTCTTCTATGCTTCAAAACGAGATGGATGGAAAAAGCAAAGGAGTAAAGGTTGGACGCATCGTTGAGGATCAAACGCCGGAGAAGCTGGTTTATAACCCAACTCATCCCGATGCGGATGCTAGCGGTTATGTACGAATGCCGAACGTCGATGTAACCAAAGAGATGGTAGATATGATTTCAGCATCTCGATCCTATGAAGCGAACGTGACCGCTCTTAACGCGACGAAGGCAATGTTCGTCAAGGCGCTTGAAATCGGAAAATAG
- a CDS encoding flagellar hook-basal body complex protein FliE, translating to MIQPISLAQVQQPNPIIQTAKTTEATPSELTDSFASMLKNALDSASAQEQNVHKVNNQFLVGQADISQVMVVSQQAQLTLQLVTQVRNKAVEAYQEIMRMQI from the coding sequence ATGATTCAACCGATATCGCTCGCTCAAGTACAACAGCCGAATCCTATTATTCAAACGGCTAAGACGACAGAAGCGACCCCGAGCGAACTTACCGATAGTTTTGCGAGTATGCTTAAAAATGCGCTTGACAGTGCAAGTGCTCAAGAGCAGAACGTACATAAAGTCAATAATCAGTTCTTGGTTGGACAGGCGGATATTTCTCAAGTGATGGTGGTCTCGCAGCAGGCTCAATTAACCCTTCAGCTCGTGACGCAGGTCCGGAACAAGGCTGTCGAAGCTTATCAGGAAATCATGCGTATGCAAATCTAG
- a CDS encoding flagellar M-ring protein FliF: MGKKQKIWLGATLGVLLLTIILLTAILTKTQYETVFNELDTTDAQAIMNYLDSSNVAYKLENGGSSIAVPSSEADRVRVAAGSQGLVQNGSIGFEAFSASSSQFGMTDNEFNVRYKNALNGEVQQLLNAMQGVSTSKVVVNLPKESVFAQPDEGSGASVSVVMKFKPGFRPSQDEIDGYFNLVKTSIPNLKVTDITITSPQGELSPSSKAGGVLSGTGDTESLFQIRKKYEAELKRNIEEFLGPMLGSENLVVSVTSSLNFDQTNRVEDLVSPLEGNNNNGIIISQQEENESSEGSAGDVGGVAGTGETDVPGYSSAASGSNTSEKSSRTTNYDVNRIKNTVVGGPYAVKDLSVSIGLPNDLLNQETRDQITNYLTSFVRSQLIDSGQDVSNDDLIAKKVAVIGQNFAGSSTAAGVGGLSTAWMIAIGVAAAALVAGIIFAVRKRRRNVEEEFIEELPPRVEYPSINLESVNNESQVRKNLETLAKRKPDEFVSLLRTWLVEE, encoded by the coding sequence ATGGGGAAAAAACAAAAGATTTGGCTCGGCGCTACGTTAGGGGTGCTGTTGCTGACAATCATACTGCTAACGGCTATTCTCACAAAGACGCAGTATGAGACCGTATTTAATGAATTAGATACTACCGATGCTCAAGCAATAATGAATTACCTGGATAGTAGCAATGTTGCATACAAACTCGAAAATGGCGGATCGTCTATCGCTGTTCCTAGCAGCGAAGCAGATCGAGTCAGAGTAGCCGCAGGCTCCCAAGGCCTGGTTCAAAACGGCTCCATCGGTTTTGAAGCTTTCAGTGCAAGCTCCTCGCAATTCGGTATGACAGATAATGAATTTAACGTTCGTTACAAAAATGCTTTGAATGGTGAGGTTCAACAGCTTCTCAACGCCATGCAAGGTGTTTCCACAAGTAAGGTCGTCGTCAATCTTCCGAAGGAAAGCGTGTTTGCTCAGCCGGATGAAGGCTCAGGAGCTTCGGTATCCGTCGTCATGAAGTTTAAACCAGGCTTCAGACCGAGTCAGGATGAGATTGATGGATATTTCAATCTTGTGAAAACCTCCATTCCTAATTTGAAGGTTACTGACATTACAATTACAAGTCCTCAAGGAGAGCTAAGCCCTTCTTCCAAGGCTGGCGGTGTTCTCTCAGGCACTGGCGACACAGAATCCCTTTTCCAAATTAGGAAAAAGTACGAGGCTGAACTGAAACGGAACATAGAGGAATTCCTCGGTCCGATGCTTGGCAGCGAAAATCTGGTTGTCAGCGTTACAAGCAGTCTTAACTTCGATCAAACGAATCGAGTGGAAGATCTCGTGAGTCCGCTTGAGGGTAACAACAATAATGGCATCATCATAAGCCAGCAAGAAGAAAACGAGAGCTCAGAAGGATCTGCTGGCGATGTTGGTGGAGTTGCAGGAACGGGAGAAACGGATGTTCCAGGTTATTCTTCAGCAGCAAGCGGCTCCAACACTTCCGAGAAAAGCTCCCGAACGACTAACTATGATGTGAATCGTATCAAAAACACGGTTGTGGGCGGTCCATATGCCGTCAAGGATCTGAGCGTAAGCATAGGACTTCCTAATGATCTATTAAACCAGGAAACACGTGATCAAATCACCAATTATTTAACATCTTTTGTCCGGTCTCAGTTAATTGATTCAGGACAAGACGTAAGTAATGACGATTTAATCGCTAAGAAAGTTGCGGTTATTGGACAAAATTTTGCGGGATCGTCTACTGCTGCCGGAGTTGGTGGATTGTCTACAGCCTGGATGATCGCAATTGGCGTCGCCGCCGCTGCACTTGTTGCAGGTATCATCTTCGCGGTTCGCAAACGCCGTCGTAACGTAGAGGAAGAGTTTATTGAAGAACTTCCACCTAGAGTTGAGTATCCATCAATCAACCTCGAGAGCGTCAACAATGAAAGTCAGGTCCGCAAAAATCTTGAAACTCTTGCCAAGCGTAAGCCGGATGAATTCGTCAGTCTTCTCCGCACCTGGCTAGTAGAAGAATAG
- a CDS encoding flagellar motor switch protein FliG produces the protein MAKAMQTLTGRQKAAILLITLGPEVSAQIFKNLREEEIEQLTLEIANVRKVDSIERDTIMGEFYQICLAQEYISQGGIAYAKDILEKALGAQKAQEVLNRLTATLQVRPFDFARKAEPTQILNFIQNENVQTIALVLSYLQPEQASHILSSLPQDKQADVARRVALMDSTSPDVISQVERVLEQKLSATVTQDYTNAGGIDSIVQILNGVDRGTERTILDSLEIQDPELAEEIKKRMFVFEDIVNIDNRAIQRIIRDIENSDLQLALKVASEEVREAIFRNMSKRMAETFKEEMEFMGPVRLRDVEEAQTRIVATIRRLEESGDIIIARGGGDDIIV, from the coding sequence GTGGCTAAAGCGATGCAGACTTTAACCGGCCGCCAAAAGGCTGCCATTCTCCTCATTACGCTGGGGCCGGAAGTGTCCGCTCAGATTTTTAAAAATCTGAGGGAAGAAGAGATTGAACAGCTGACGCTTGAGATTGCTAATGTTCGCAAGGTGGACAGCATCGAGCGAGACACAATCATGGGCGAGTTTTATCAAATATGTCTGGCTCAGGAATATATTTCGCAGGGCGGTATCGCTTATGCCAAGGATATTCTCGAAAAGGCGCTTGGCGCACAGAAGGCTCAGGAAGTTCTGAACCGATTGACCGCCACTTTGCAGGTAAGACCGTTCGATTTTGCCCGCAAAGCGGAGCCGACACAGATTCTCAACTTTATTCAAAACGAAAACGTGCAGACGATTGCTCTTGTACTCTCGTACTTGCAGCCAGAGCAGGCGTCCCATATTCTGTCTTCGCTACCTCAGGATAAACAGGCTGATGTTGCTAGACGCGTAGCGCTGATGGACAGTACATCGCCGGATGTTATTTCGCAAGTTGAACGTGTTCTGGAGCAGAAGCTATCGGCAACAGTCACGCAGGACTACACGAATGCTGGCGGTATCGACTCTATCGTTCAGATCCTCAACGGCGTCGACCGCGGCACTGAGCGCACGATTCTGGATTCACTTGAGATTCAAGATCCTGAGCTCGCCGAAGAAATCAAAAAGCGTATGTTCGTTTTCGAGGACATCGTCAACATCGACAACCGTGCGATTCAGCGAATCATCCGCGATATCGAGAACTCCGACCTACAGCTTGCGCTCAAGGTCGCCAGCGAAGAAGTACGCGAAGCGATTTTCCGCAATATGTCCAAGCGTATGGCCGAAACGTTCAAGGAAGAAATGGAATTCATGGGTCCTGTCCGGCTGCGTGATGTCGAGGAAGCTCAGACCCGCATCGTAGCGACGATTCGCAGGTTGGAGGAATCCGGAGACATTATAATCGCCCGCGGCGGAGGAGATGACATTATTGTCTAA
- a CDS encoding flagellar assembly protein FliH — protein sequence MTLLSNLIKSSHVIPKQEHQRLERYYTRQGDGQPGEMANSADLTMRLDLELYQPRVDQATEALQKQILADAQGVADDTIADAVRRSEELLQQANHEAEQWWHARRADDEHLIQEIRSSGYEAGFQLGRQEAEAELKQQWEQQIQESAVMLESAYQMREQIIQEAEPFLIELSCSIAEKLVGKQLTLDPNIATELIRSALSRRREHGVIVLCVAPSQLAAVQAARDELELSIDSQAELQILPDASVKDHGCVIRSAFGSIDARIDTQLAEIKKELVQLAQQRDGQEAHP from the coding sequence ATGACATTATTGTCTAATCTGATCAAATCCTCTCATGTAATCCCGAAACAAGAGCATCAACGGCTGGAACGGTACTATACCCGTCAGGGGGATGGTCAGCCTGGAGAGATGGCGAATTCGGCGGATCTAACGATGCGACTGGATCTAGAGCTGTATCAGCCCCGTGTGGATCAAGCGACGGAAGCTCTGCAAAAGCAGATTTTGGCCGATGCCCAAGGTGTAGCTGACGATACAATCGCCGATGCGGTTAGGCGTTCTGAAGAGCTGCTCCAGCAGGCCAACCATGAAGCTGAACAGTGGTGGCATGCTCGCAGAGCCGATGATGAGCATTTAATTCAGGAAATCCGCAGCTCCGGTTATGAAGCAGGATTTCAACTCGGGCGCCAGGAAGCGGAGGCTGAGCTGAAACAGCAGTGGGAGCAGCAAATTCAGGAATCCGCTGTAATGCTGGAGTCGGCTTATCAGATGCGAGAGCAGATTATCCAAGAAGCAGAGCCGTTTCTCATCGAGCTAAGCTGCAGCATTGCCGAAAAGCTTGTAGGAAAGCAACTGACGCTGGATCCGAACATCGCCACTGAGCTCATTCGCAGTGCGTTGTCACGACGCAGAGAGCATGGAGTCATCGTATTATGCGTCGCTCCGTCACAGCTTGCTGCAGTACAGGCGGCGAGAGACGAGCTTGAGCTATCAATCGACTCGCAAGCTGAGCTCCAAATTCTGCCTGATGCTTCGGTTAAAGATCATGGATGCGTCATTCGTTCAGCATTCGGCAGCATTGATGCTCGCATCGATACTCAGCTGGCCGAGATAAAGAAGGAGCTTGTCCAACTGGCGCAACAGCGTGATGGACAGGAGGCGCATCCATGA
- a CDS encoding flagellum-specific ATP synthase: MNGLSASKYVEHLAGIDPVRVNGKVTQVIGLTVESEGPDAGIGDVCYIYPGKGSPPLMAEVVGFRDNRLVLMPLGDLNAIGPGCDVVGTGKPLTVQVGSELLGKVLDGLGRPLDGSFIPSRMVRYPTTAPPSNPLFRPRVTEPLGIGVRAIDGLLTVGQGQRVGIFAGSGVGKSTLLGMIARNTAADVNVIALIGERGREVLEFIEKDLGPEGLARSVVIVATSDQPALIRIKGAVIATTIAEYFRDRGLNVMLMMDSVTRYAMAQREVGLAVGEPPATRGYTPSVFATLPKLLERAGTGPTGSITAFYTVLVDGDDMNEPVADAVRGILDGHIVLSRDLAHKGHFPAIDVLSSVSRVMNEIVTNEHRSASAELKKLLAIYRDSEDLINIGAYQSGSNHEIDEAISQIGAIHNFTRQSTNEKADYQQTLDKLMNQFNGG, translated from the coding sequence ATGAACGGGCTATCCGCTTCAAAGTATGTAGAGCATCTTGCTGGAATTGATCCGGTGCGGGTAAACGGCAAGGTTACACAGGTAATCGGACTGACCGTGGAAAGCGAAGGGCCAGATGCCGGCATTGGAGATGTCTGCTACATTTACCCCGGAAAAGGATCTCCGCCGCTAATGGCTGAGGTTGTAGGTTTCCGAGACAATCGGCTGGTGCTGATGCCGCTTGGCGATCTGAATGCAATCGGGCCAGGATGCGATGTCGTCGGTACAGGTAAACCCCTCACGGTACAGGTTGGATCTGAACTTCTCGGCAAAGTTTTAGACGGTCTGGGCAGGCCGCTAGACGGTAGCTTTATTCCGAGCCGCATGGTGCGCTATCCGACGACAGCTCCTCCAAGTAACCCGCTATTCCGGCCTAGAGTAACGGAGCCGCTCGGCATTGGAGTCAGGGCGATCGACGGTTTGCTAACTGTAGGGCAAGGTCAGCGTGTCGGCATTTTCGCCGGATCAGGCGTCGGGAAGAGCACTCTGCTGGGAATGATTGCTCGTAATACTGCCGCAGATGTCAATGTTATCGCGCTGATCGGTGAGCGGGGCCGTGAGGTGCTCGAGTTTATCGAGAAGGATCTCGGTCCCGAAGGGCTAGCCCGTTCCGTGGTGATCGTGGCAACCTCAGATCAGCCGGCACTCATTCGCATCAAAGGTGCAGTTATCGCAACTACAATTGCGGAATATTTCCGTGATCGCGGGCTCAACGTCATGCTGATGATGGACTCAGTGACTCGCTACGCAATGGCCCAGCGCGAGGTTGGACTCGCTGTTGGTGAACCGCCTGCAACTAGGGGCTATACACCTTCTGTGTTTGCAACATTGCCTAAGCTGCTTGAGCGGGCAGGAACGGGTCCGACCGGTTCCATCACAGCCTTCTACACCGTGTTGGTAGATGGCGACGATATGAATGAGCCGGTAGCCGACGCAGTCCGCGGTATTTTGGATGGGCATATTGTGCTAAGTCGCGATCTTGCTCACAAAGGACATTTCCCGGCTATCGATGTTCTCAGCTCGGTCAGCCGTGTCATGAATGAAATCGTGACTAATGAGCATCGAAGTGCTTCCGCTGAGCTCAAAAAATTGCTTGCTATATATAGAGATTCGGAAGATCTCATCAATATAGGGGCGTACCAAAGCGGATCAAATCATGAAATTGATGAGGCTATTTCCCAAATTGGCGCCATTCATAACTTTACGCGCCAGAGTACGAATGAAAAAGCGGATTACCAGCAGACGCTGGATAAGCTGATGAATCAATTCAACGGAGGCTGA
- a CDS encoding flagellar FliJ protein, with protein sequence MMAFRYSYQSIVNLKASETTQAEWMLTAAVSQLRAEEMSLEELRSQRRQWEDKLTRLGEQGSTLIELQQIQYFIRHLDKCIGSKELMVRAAEHEVLNSRHKLSERKVQEKIWLKSKDKAWQKFKSSMLAVEQAELDEIAVQRHARTAQL encoded by the coding sequence ATGATGGCATTCCGATATTCCTATCAAAGTATCGTCAATCTCAAAGCCAGTGAGACGACACAAGCAGAGTGGATGCTGACCGCGGCTGTCAGCCAGTTGAGAGCAGAGGAAATGTCGCTTGAAGAGCTTCGCAGCCAGCGGCGGCAATGGGAGGATAAGCTGACCCGTCTCGGTGAGCAAGGCAGCACGCTTATCGAGCTGCAGCAAATTCAGTATTTTATCCGTCATCTGGACAAATGTATCGGTAGCAAGGAGCTTATGGTACGAGCGGCTGAGCATGAAGTGCTTAACTCAAGGCACAAGCTGTCGGAGCGTAAGGTACAGGAAAAGATTTGGCTGAAATCCAAGGATAAGGCCTGGCAGAAATTCAAATCCAGCATGCTGGCGGTGGAGCAAGCCGAGTTGGATGAAATCGCAGTTCAGCGGCATGCCCGTACGGCTCAGCTATAG
- a CDS encoding Flagellar motility protein MotE, a chaperone for MotC folding encodes MAKEEMEKQGYSGMEKFLFFVTPLLFTVVLVMVLFVVFNPSLRERLVEAGQGIPVVGALLPEPTGNGQKAANTQGSELDRKQLASLQADLQAAQAKLAAAQDEKTGLETQIKTLQDQIDGLIKSGDAEKLSAEQYKSKIDELAGMFASMSASKAAPILQSMTLEESVLVLSSMDARAQGGILAKMDPKRAAQTAARMKDDEPVKDQQIAALQSRLQLEATATTGTSTILNQEQLTKTFESMNAAQAAPLLLQMADVSPSKVLRILGGVSDTTRSSIVAEMSGLNKDITSQLVSKLMAGK; translated from the coding sequence GTGGCAAAAGAAGAAATGGAAAAGCAAGGTTATAGCGGAATGGAGAAATTCCTCTTTTTTGTAACTCCGCTGCTGTTCACGGTTGTGCTCGTCATGGTGCTGTTCGTCGTCTTCAACCCTTCCTTACGAGAACGATTGGTCGAAGCTGGGCAGGGGATACCGGTTGTTGGAGCTTTGCTGCCGGAGCCAACCGGCAATGGGCAAAAGGCGGCGAACACACAGGGGAGCGAGCTGGATCGCAAACAATTGGCTAGCCTGCAGGCGGATCTTCAAGCGGCGCAAGCAAAGCTGGCCGCCGCACAAGATGAAAAAACAGGGTTGGAAACTCAGATCAAAACCCTTCAGGATCAGATCGACGGCCTGATTAAAAGCGGTGACGCTGAGAAGCTAAGTGCGGAGCAGTACAAGAGCAAAATTGATGAGCTTGCCGGAATGTTTGCTTCTATGTCCGCCAGCAAAGCAGCTCCGATTTTGCAGAGCATGACGCTTGAGGAGTCTGTGCTTGTTCTTAGCTCGATGGATGCCCGGGCTCAAGGTGGAATACTGGCCAAGATGGACCCGAAGCGTGCAGCTCAAACCGCTGCACGGATGAAGGATGACGAGCCGGTTAAGGATCAGCAGATTGCAGCGCTTCAATCGAGGCTTCAATTAGAAGCGACAGCGACTACGGGAACGTCTACGATCCTTAATCAGGAGCAGTTAACTAAAACGTTTGAGAGTATGAACGCGGCCCAAGCGGCTCCATTGCTGCTGCAAATGGCCGATGTCAGCCCAAGCAAAGTGCTCCGGATTCTTGGTGGGGTGAGCGATACGACTCGTTCATCCATCGTAGCGGAAATGTCTGGCCTGAATAAAGATATTACTTCCCAGCTTGTTTCCAAATTGATGGCTGGAAAATAA
- a CDS encoding flagellar hook-length control protein FliK yields the protein MEMAVSQPMTPAAGSTAAGAGQSARQGGSTTSGQTFQQVMGSAQTSSGSSPAAASQTGATTSDATAAGGETAAALIQAALAQLTVDLQKAKGTLGSPQAGIDGAAALPGQEGIAGQLEVDLTNTDLLGQLEALLDKLFAAGEEAIEIPEQDWQAAASELSALLALLGLPVQQMLAAQSQEVTDGMELQGVNAAGSGSRQLVLESLLMLGQALETGAAPKIGSQDASTMIQQQMGKLESLLKGETKAQDSDSLPASGDTNAGKGASAAPAAAMLLARLNASSVHVRAALEAQGTSPAANVDNVVAGEAAVNTTVAPVMTSSEQPQGLIAGTPQSPVQPAPASAGPAAPVPVVSIHRFAEELGGMIIQKLDITSLGQATEARIMLNPEHLGQVDIKLQLQSGQLTAVFMADSPAAREAIENQLAQLRQSLQLQGIQVERMEVSSNQLQSSFSFGQQSHGGGQQRQSFTGDRSVSEEAALREADLTTQTVIRELGFGRAVNETA from the coding sequence ATGGAAATGGCAGTATCGCAGCCTATGACTCCCGCAGCAGGTTCAACAGCAGCAGGTGCTGGACAGTCTGCCAGACAAGGTGGTAGTACAACAAGTGGGCAGACGTTCCAGCAAGTTATGGGGAGCGCTCAAACGTCGAGCGGATCAAGCCCTGCAGCAGCTTCACAGACGGGAGCAACAACTTCCGATGCCACTGCTGCTGGAGGAGAGACTGCTGCAGCATTAATACAAGCAGCCTTGGCTCAATTGACGGTCGACTTGCAGAAAGCGAAAGGGACGCTTGGTTCTCCGCAGGCCGGCATAGACGGAGCTGCTGCCCTTCCTGGGCAGGAGGGAATTGCTGGCCAGTTGGAAGTCGATCTTACGAACACTGATTTGCTTGGCCAACTGGAGGCGCTTCTCGACAAGCTGTTCGCTGCTGGTGAAGAAGCGATAGAGATTCCCGAGCAAGATTGGCAGGCAGCTGCATCCGAACTCAGTGCTTTACTTGCGCTGCTTGGGCTTCCCGTGCAACAGATGCTTGCGGCTCAGAGTCAGGAAGTTACGGATGGAATGGAGCTGCAAGGAGTAAATGCTGCCGGTAGTGGAAGCAGACAGCTCGTTCTGGAATCACTGCTGATGCTTGGACAAGCGCTTGAAACAGGAGCGGCTCCGAAGATCGGCTCGCAGGATGCGAGCACGATGATTCAACAGCAAATGGGCAAGCTGGAATCGCTGCTAAAAGGCGAAACCAAGGCGCAGGATAGCGACAGCCTGCCAGCTTCCGGTGATACGAATGCCGGTAAGGGAGCTAGCGCAGCTCCGGCAGCAGCGATGTTACTTGCTCGGCTGAATGCTTCCTCGGTGCATGTTCGGGCAGCACTTGAAGCTCAGGGGACATCACCTGCGGCGAACGTGGACAATGTTGTTGCTGGTGAAGCGGCGGTTAATACGACAGTTGCACCAGTTATGACATCATCCGAGCAGCCGCAGGGTCTCATTGCTGGAACGCCGCAGAGCCCAGTTCAGCCAGCTCCTGCTTCTGCAGGGCCAGCAGCACCAGTTCCCGTAGTATCCATTCATCGATTCGCTGAGGAACTTGGAGGCATGATCATTCAGAAGCTGGATATCACGTCCTTAGGCCAAGCGACTGAGGCTCGGATCATGCTGAACCCGGAACATCTGGGTCAGGTCGATATTAAGCTGCAGTTACAAAGTGGACAATTGACCGCAGTATTCATGGCTGACTCGCCAGCGGCGAGGGAAGCGATCGAGAATCAGTTAGCACAACTGAGGCAGTCGCTGCAGCTGCAGGGCATTCAGGTCGAGCGCATGGAGGTCAGCAGCAACCAACTGCAATCCAGCTTTTCCTTTGGCCAACAAAGTCATGGAGGCGGCCAACAGCGGCAAAGCTTCACTGGTGATCGAAGCGTCTCGGAAGAAGCTGCACTGAGAGAAGCCGACTTGACGACACAAACAGTCATCCGCGAGCTTGGCTTCGGACGGGCAGTCAATGAGACGGCTTAA
- a CDS encoding flagellar basal-body rod modification protein FlgD yields MASGSVNNNSIYPYISQKNASAASTSMDNSTMGKDSFLQLLVAQLKYQDPLKPADNTTYIAQLAQFSSVEQLTNISGQLNVQGQNLGLTSDLIGRTVQWDVYDAGGKLTTEKGIVESIILKDGLQYIVSGGKNIPLDALKQVDSENKEEQPEEEAPAPPDEVLA; encoded by the coding sequence ATGGCATCAGGCTCAGTAAACAACAATTCCATTTATCCTTACATCAGTCAAAAAAATGCAAGTGCGGCATCGACCAGCATGGATAACTCGACGATGGGCAAAGACTCTTTCCTGCAACTGCTCGTCGCGCAGCTGAAGTATCAGGATCCTCTGAAGCCGGCCGACAATACGACTTATATTGCTCAGCTTGCGCAATTCTCTTCGGTTGAGCAGTTGACGAACATATCTGGCCAGTTAAATGTACAGGGACAGAATCTTGGGCTTACTTCCGATCTGATTGGAAGAACGGTTCAATGGGATGTTTATGATGCGGGAGGTAAGCTGACAACCGAAAAAGGCATCGTAGAGTCCATAATTCTGAAAGATGGCTTACAGTACATCGTCTCCGGCGGCAAAAATATTCCTCTTGACGCGCTGAAGCAGGTTGACAGCGAAAATAAAGAGGAACAACCGGAAGAAGAAGCTCCAGCACCACCTGACGAAGTTCTGGCTTGA